The window cataatagcTTGAAATGCAAGAAAGAATATCAGAATGCATTAATCTCTAGCTAAAAAAGTCGAAGGAATCACACCTCAAGCATGTAGGCTGGAGATGCAGTAAGTGTTTCACGAGTTTCGAGCAGCAACTCATCACTTTCATCTTGACTGTTTCCCTCTGAGGAAGACGGAGACGTGAGCCCTAGACTATGTATTTGAGCATTATATCGAGCCACCCTTTCAGGTCCGACTTTAATGCGAACCTTCAGTGTTCTTTGATCTAGCGGATCACCTAACTTACTAGAAGGAGGTTCAACTTTTCCTGGGAATGTCTCGGCAACTTTACCAGAAGATAAAGTTGCCTTTTGTCTGCTAGAGTGCACACTGGGGGAAGATGCATCATCCCCCCGAGTCAAACGTGTGACTGATTTAGGGGTGGGTCCCTGTGTAGTAACACGGCCATGGTGCCGAGTAAATGAAAAATTCCTTCGCATGTATACAAACCATTAACTAAggaatgtactccctccgttccctcatagttgaggcggaacttttcggcacggagtttaagaaagagaaaaaggtagagagaataaagtaaaaagtgaataaagtagagagaataaagtaagagagagtaaagtatgaaagaggaaaaagttactatatatggaaatgtataagggaacttcccgaaatagaaaaatgactcaactatgaaggaacggagggagtaccatatATATACCTCGGACGGGTATTAGGAGATCCAGGCAAGTGGGAATTTTGAACTCTTTGTGGAGATTTTGGCTGCGACCAAATTGAAGGAGACCGTTGATAAGTGGGTAAAAAAGAACCATACCCACCAAATTTTGCCCCTGCataagaccatctccaacagTACTGCAAAACTTAAAATGCAGTAGAAAAAGACCTCCAACAGTACTGCAAAACCAATCCTATTAtaggtttttgaagaaaaaatacctatctttaggtttacactaaaagTATACCAAAAACACTTTTCAGATTTTGGTTTATTGCATTCAAGTCCAAATCAATTTATActatcaaaatagaaaaaggaaaggaagAGAATTAAAATGCAGAAAAACTTACAGAATAACTTGCAGGAAAAGCGCGGCTGTGTGAAGAAgataatctatacatatataaaaggcgagttttggcattagtttataatatttatgaattatggggtatcaatttaaatattgctAACTTTTGGACtaattgagtattttttttaatatgacaGTTACCTAATGAAGAGCACTACACCATCTCGGCGAATTTGATATGTAGACAATCAAATTACgttaatttgtaaataattgtGTGGATAATTgatttagaataaaaatgttCAGTTACAAATTTGACGTGCCactgaattaaattttgagcACAATTCAAATAGTATTACATTTTCGTGTAGTAGTAACTGccatatgattaaatatttgagtccatgcattaattatttcaaattaatctTGATTAATACAGAAATTAGAAGAGACTcttaattacaatattaaacaaattaaagctCTATAAATACTCATTCACAATTCTATCACAAttccaacaataaaaaaaaggaaataggaaGGTTGGCGGCGTGAACTCAAATTAACAAGGCATGCGAACCGCGGAATTTGGTTTTGAAATTGGTGAGCactttttggaaattttataGTCATGAACTTTTGTGTATTGtgatttttcaatattagCCTGCTTGCACAATTTTATA is drawn from Salvia hispanica cultivar TCC Black 2014 chromosome 6, UniMelb_Shisp_WGS_1.0, whole genome shotgun sequence and contains these coding sequences:
- the LOC125192554 gene encoding cysteine-tryptophan domain-containing zinc finger protein 7-like isoform X1, which encodes MVQEPELEQGETCYYSDPDVALSYIGEKVQSILGHLQKDFEGGVCAENLDYLLHTAALFLQVILTVGGLFLLHFKFCSTVGDGLMQGQNLVGMVLFYPLINGLLQFGRSQNLHKEFKIPTCLDLLIPVRGIYMGPTPKSVTRLTRGDDASSPSVHSSRQKATLSSGKVAETFPGKVEPPSSKLGDPLDQRTLKVRIKVGPERVARYNAQIHSLGLTSPSSSEGNSQDESDELLLETRETLTASPAYMLEMMTSFPTSDGILLSPLCKDLLNLTRERECKLESEYTVAPRNSAMLIKILNNDVLGGKKTKAVDDKWKDNRDYRDGCEQKILHGDILECKSLPDKVKSLDNNTLNNKRGKVKMGKTGELVLVIRSRMSPSNTLLARVMASVRN
- the LOC125192554 gene encoding cysteine-tryptophan domain-containing zinc finger protein 7-like isoform X2, giving the protein MVQEPELEQGETCYYSDPDVALSYIGEKVQSILGHLQKDFEGGVCAENLDYLLHTAALFLQVILTVGGLFLLHFKFCSTVGDGLMQGQNLVGMVLFYPLINGLLQFGRSQNLHKEFKIPTCLDLLIPVRGIYMGPTPKSVTRLTRGDDASSPSVHSSRQKATLSSGKVAETFPGKVEPPSSKLGDPLDQRTLKVRIKVGPERVARYNAQIHSLGLTSPSSSEGNSQDESDELLLETRETLTASPAYMLEMMTSFPTSDGILLSPLCKDLLNLTREREWGKKTKAVDDKWKDNRDYRDGCEQKILHGDILECKSLPDKVKSLDNNTLNNKRGKVKMGKTGELVLVIRSRMSPSNTLLARVMASVRN